In Romboutsia lituseburensis, a genomic segment contains:
- the cbiD gene encoding cobalt-precorrin-5B (C(1))-methyltransferase CbiD has product MEEYVYIDGKKYKRGYTTGSCATGAAKAATYMLLTKKRTETINIDTPKGIFLTLKVDNIVIMDNYVECSIEKDGGDDIDATHTMHIHARAEIIKKQGDEDIVVCGGNGIGVVTKKGLSVEVGKAAINPVPMKMINSEIRKIIGDDSSQYLDDDKALKITIFAPKGEEIAKKTFNPRLGIIGGISIIGTTGIVEPMSDEGWKKSLSIELQMKKEQGLNKIILVPGNHGEQFIKENLNLDMKYVVRTSNFIGYMLKEAQRMGYKEILMAGHIGKFIKLSAGIFNTHSKVADARSEILVSNLAMMGAPYEFLKKINECLTAEEAVEIIDNSEYKDFYNLICNKCKFKVNQYLGDDEIKVEVMIFSMDKTLLGKSNNTDSLVEVFR; this is encoded by the coding sequence ATGGAAGAATATGTGTATATAGATGGTAAAAAGTATAAAAGAGGATATACAACAGGTTCTTGTGCTACTGGAGCAGCAAAAGCTGCAACTTATATGCTATTAACTAAAAAGAGAACAGAAACTATAAATATAGATACACCTAAAGGAATTTTTCTAACACTTAAAGTAGATAACATAGTTATTATGGATAATTATGTGGAGTGTTCTATAGAAAAAGATGGCGGAGATGATATTGATGCAACGCATACTATGCATATTCATGCTAGAGCCGAAATTATTAAAAAACAAGGTGATGAAGATATAGTTGTATGTGGCGGAAATGGTATAGGAGTTGTAACTAAAAAAGGTCTTAGTGTAGAAGTAGGAAAGGCAGCTATAAATCCTGTTCCTATGAAAATGATAAATAGTGAAATAAGAAAAATAATTGGTGATGATAGTAGCCAGTATTTAGATGATGATAAAGCTTTAAAAATAACTATATTTGCACCTAAGGGAGAAGAAATTGCTAAAAAAACATTTAACCCAAGATTAGGAATAATAGGTGGAATATCGATTATAGGAACAACAGGAATTGTTGAACCTATGAGTGATGAAGGTTGGAAAAAATCGTTATCAATAGAACTTCAAATGAAGAAAGAACAAGGCTTAAATAAAATAATCTTAGTTCCTGGTAATCATGGAGAACAGTTTATAAAAGAAAATTTGAACTTAGATATGAAATATGTAGTTAGAACAAGTAACTTTATAGGTTATATGCTAAAGGAAGCTCAAAGAATGGGATATAAGGAAATTCTTATGGCTGGTCATATTGGTAAATTTATAAAATTATCAGCAGGAATATTTAACACTCATAGTAAAGTTGCAGATGCTAGAAGTGAAATATTAGTTTCAAATTTAGCTATGATGGGAGCACCATACGAGTTTTTAAAAAAAATTAATGAATGTTTAACTGCAGAAGAAGCTGTTGAAATTATAGATAATAGTGAGTATAAAGACTTTTACAATTTGATATGTAACAAGTGTAAGTTTAAAGTAAATCAATATTTAGGTGATGATGAAATAAAAGTAGAGGTCATGATATTCTCTATGGACAAGACCTTACTAGGAAAATCTAATAATACAGACAGTTTAGTGGAGGTATTTAGATGA
- a CDS encoding decarboxylating cobalt-precorrin-6B (C(15))-methyltransferase — protein MKNSEFITGKVPITKEEVRAISIMKLDLVNAKRFIDVGAGTGSVTVEAAYNYPNLDVISIERNDSALELINKNVDKFNLKNVEIIKGYAPVEIDKKVDAIFLGGTGNNLNEILSWSKNLLIDGGRLVANFIIVETFNETLRLLREYGFENIDVSVLNVSKLEKLGRGEYFKPLNPIYIISCEKGRD, from the coding sequence ATGAAAAATAGTGAGTTTATAACAGGAAAAGTTCCTATTACAAAAGAAGAAGTAAGGGCCATATCTATAATGAAATTAGATTTAGTAAATGCTAAGAGATTTATAGATGTAGGAGCAGGGACAGGAAGTGTAACTGTAGAAGCAGCGTACAATTATCCAAATCTAGATGTTATATCAATAGAAAGAAATGATAGTGCATTAGAGTTAATAAATAAAAATGTAGATAAATTTAATTTGAAAAATGTTGAAATTATCAAAGGATATGCCCCCGTAGAAATAGATAAAAAAGTAGATGCTATATTCTTAGGAGGTACAGGCAATAACCTAAATGAAATTTTATCATGGTCTAAGAATTTATTAATTGATGGCGGAAGGTTAGTTGCTAATTTTATTATAGTAGAAACATTTAATGAGACACTTAGATTATTAAGAGAATATGGATTTGAAAATATAGATGTTTCAGTTTTAAATGTATCAAAATTAGAAAAGCTGGGAAGAGGAGAATATTTTAAACCTCTAAACCCAATTTATATAATATCTTGTGAAAAAGGGAGAGATTAA
- a CDS encoding pyridoxal phosphate-dependent aminotransferase: MKDLGHGANVNEIAQMYNIDPKKIIDFSSNINPKVVPDLDKYILEGLENCKGYPDITYTSLKNNISEYIGLNSDFIIPGNGATEIIYLLMKSIGKRLAILNPTFSEYGRSASLSGLDVLNLDLDSKNEFSIDLNQIKENIDKFDSLFVCNPNNPNGKVKDLTELLNLMKQHNKLLIVDETFMEFVGLEENFSLVKYVEEYKNLFILKAVTKFFGLPGLRLGYGLTSNIEIIENIYKYKEPWTINSFADTLSNYIFKDRQYIKESKEYYIKERNYMLKELRSISEINVYDTDTNFILIKLNNRRSNEIKVELLNKGNILVRDASNFIGLDDSYIRVAIKSHEENEILIKHMKNLLGD, encoded by the coding sequence ATGAAAGACTTAGGTCATGGAGCTAATGTAAATGAAATAGCGCAAATGTATAATATAGACCCAAAAAAGATAATTGATTTTAGCTCAAACATAAATCCTAAAGTAGTACCTGATTTAGATAAATATATTCTTGAAGGATTAGAGAACTGTAAGGGCTATCCAGATATAACTTATACAAGTTTAAAAAATAATATATCAGAATATATAGGTTTAAATTCAGATTTTATAATACCTGGAAATGGTGCAACAGAAATAATTTATTTATTAATGAAGAGTATAGGCAAAAGACTAGCTATATTAAATCCTACTTTCTCAGAGTATGGAAGAAGTGCAAGTTTAAGTGGATTAGATGTTTTAAATTTAGACTTAGATAGTAAAAATGAATTTTCTATAGATTTAAATCAAATAAAAGAAAATATTGATAAATTTGATAGTTTGTTTGTGTGTAATCCAAATAATCCAAATGGTAAAGTAAAAGATTTAACAGAATTACTTAATCTAATGAAACAACATAATAAGCTGCTTATAGTAGATGAAACTTTTATGGAATTTGTAGGATTAGAAGAAAATTTTAGTTTAGTAAAATATGTAGAAGAATATAAAAATCTATTTATACTTAAAGCTGTTACTAAATTTTTTGGATTACCAGGTTTGAGATTAGGATATGGGCTAACTAGCAACATAGAAATAATTGAAAATATTTATAAATATAAAGAGCCATGGACAATAAATTCATTTGCAGATACATTATCAAATTATATATTTAAGGATAGACAATATATAAAAGAAAGCAAAGAATATTATATAAAAGAACGTAACTATATGCTAAAAGAACTAAGAAGTATAAGTGAGATAAATGTATATGATACAGATACTAATTTTATACTAATTAAGCTCAATAATAGAAGGTCTAATGAAATAAAAGTCGAATTATTAAATAAAGGGAATATTCTTGTAAGAGATGCATCGAATTTTATCGGATTAGATGATAGTTACATAAGAGTAGCTATAAAATCTCATGAAGAAAATGAAATCCTTATAAAACATATGAAAAATTTATTAGGTGATTAG
- a CDS encoding cobalt-precorrin-8 methylmutase has translation MEYIKNPMKIEEKSFEMIQDIIDEIRPGYEFKNNVEEKIIKRSIHTTADFEYLDILKISDKAVESIIDALKNNATVYTDTNMALSGINKKRLESLGCKYKCLVADEETAKLAKEKSITRSMAAVEIAAKEPGRKLFVFGNAPTALYKAMEMKNSNELELDAIVGVPVGFVGAAESKDELEKTDIPYIISKGRKGGSNLAAAIINAILYTM, from the coding sequence ATGGAATACATCAAAAATCCTATGAAAATAGAAGAAAAAAGTTTTGAAATGATACAAGACATAATAGATGAAATAAGACCAGGCTATGAATTTAAAAATAACGTTGAAGAGAAGATAATAAAACGTTCAATACATACAACAGCGGATTTTGAATATCTAGATATTCTTAAAATATCAGATAAAGCAGTAGAAAGCATAATAGATGCGCTTAAAAATAATGCAACTGTATATACAGATACAAATATGGCATTAAGTGGGATAAATAAAAAAAGATTAGAATCTTTAGGATGTAAGTACAAATGCCTAGTAGCAGATGAAGAAACTGCAAAATTAGCTAAAGAAAAATCTATTACTCGCTCAATGGCAGCTGTAGAAATAGCAGCAAAAGAGCCAGGAAGAAAATTATTTGTATTTGGTAACGCTCCAACAGCATTATATAAAGCTATGGAAATGAAAAATTCTAATGAATTAGAATTAGATGCTATTGTAGGCGTGCCAGTAGGATTTGTAGGGGCAGCAGAATCTAAAGATGAATTAGAAAAAACAGATATACCATATATAATTTCAAAAGGAAGAAAAGGTGGTAGCAATTTAGCAGCAGCTATAATTAATGCTATTTTATACACTATGTAG
- a CDS encoding cobalamin biosynthesis protein — MKYYGICPASCGEFVQGIRDKEEYLSSYAIDMYSIVTLEEKLNNISLGPSKSRKAIEEVFKKFRLPVKDSKNISLNIDSQIPVGKGMASSTADIGATIFATLDLINKNLTGEEISKLASTIEPTDSTYIEENCIFNPLNGEVIKYIGNIKNSKVIILEPNKTLDTMKIRNTPNYKDIKLQNKEIIKESFYLLEEGIRKNDLSIIGKACTMSGLANENIDEKEGLKEIIEISQNYGAYGVNIAHSGTVVGILIDEHMDDKKLIEKLKSYKLDKVYNKIYTHNIIDGGIRRKLEWNTSKIL; from the coding sequence ATGAAATATTATGGTATTTGTCCAGCATCGTGTGGCGAATTTGTTCAAGGCATTAGGGACAAAGAAGAGTATTTGAGCTCATATGCAATAGATATGTATTCAATAGTAACTCTAGAAGAAAAATTAAACAATATAAGTTTAGGACCATCAAAATCTAGAAAAGCAATAGAAGAAGTATTTAAAAAATTTAGATTGCCAGTTAAAGATAGTAAAAATATATCTTTAAATATTGATAGCCAAATTCCTGTTGGAAAGGGAATGGCAAGCTCTACGGCAGATATAGGAGCTACAATATTTGCTACATTAGATTTAATAAATAAAAATTTAACTGGTGAAGAAATATCTAAGTTAGCATCAACAATAGAACCAACAGACTCTACATACATAGAGGAGAATTGCATATTCAATCCACTAAATGGAGAAGTGATAAAGTATATAGGAAATATAAAAAATTCTAAAGTAATAATATTAGAACCTAATAAAACTTTAGACACTATGAAGATTAGAAATACTCCTAATTATAAGGATATAAAACTTCAAAATAAAGAGATTATAAAAGAATCATTTTATTTACTAGAAGAAGGAATAAGAAAAAATGACCTATCTATAATAGGTAAAGCTTGCACAATGAGCGGTCTGGCTAATGAAAATATAGATGAAAAAGAAGGTCTTAAAGAAATTATAGAAATATCTCAAAACTATGGAGCTTATGGTGTTAATATTGCTCATAGTGGAACTGTAGTTGGTATATTAATTGATGAACACATGGATGATAAAAAACTTATAGAAAAGCTAAAAAGTTATAAATTAGATAAAGTTTATAACAAAATATATACGCATAATATTATAGATGGTGGAATTAGGAGGAAATTAGAATGGAATACATCAAAAATCCTATGA
- the cbiB gene encoding adenosylcobinamide-phosphate synthase CbiB produces MNIVSIYIGYIIDLIIGDPYSFPHPVRYIGKLIKVTENKIRNIAKTDKGLKIGGFVLWTITVGLTYLVTYMIVKLFSFIPGGYIIANSVLIYTTLATKCLKDEAIKIYNVLKTGDIEKSRTQLSYIVGRDTTDLDEGEIIRATVETVAENTVDGIIAPMFYAFIGGAPLAMAYKAINTLDSTVGYKNEKYKDLGFASAKIDDVANYIPARIAVLLMSIGSLLLGYDYKKASQIAVRDRKNHKSPNCAYPEGAVAGALGVQLGGTNIYFGQAVYKPTIGDKIREIEIEDIVKTNKIMYATSLTSMVIFTALFILI; encoded by the coding sequence ATGAATATAGTATCTATTTATATAGGATATATAATTGATTTAATTATAGGTGATCCATATTCCTTCCCTCATCCAGTTAGATATATTGGAAAATTAATAAAAGTGACTGAAAATAAAATAAGAAATATAGCTAAAACAGATAAAGGTTTAAAAATAGGTGGATTTGTTTTATGGACTATAACAGTAGGACTAACTTACCTAGTAACTTATATGATAGTTAAGTTATTTAGTTTTATTCCAGGTGGCTACATAATTGCTAATTCAGTTTTAATATATACAACATTAGCAACTAAGTGTTTAAAAGATGAAGCTATAAAAATATATAATGTTCTAAAAACAGGAGATATAGAAAAGTCTAGAACACAGCTATCTTACATAGTAGGAAGGGATACTACTGATTTAGATGAAGGTGAAATAATAAGGGCAACAGTAGAAACTGTAGCTGAAAATACAGTAGATGGAATAATTGCACCAATGTTTTATGCATTTATTGGTGGAGCGCCACTTGCTATGGCTTATAAAGCAATAAATACTTTAGATTCTACAGTAGGATATAAAAATGAAAAGTATAAAGATTTAGGATTTGCATCAGCTAAAATAGATGATGTTGCAAATTATATACCTGCAAGAATAGCAGTACTACTAATGTCTATAGGGAGTTTGCTATTAGGATATGACTATAAAAAAGCATCTCAAATAGCAGTAAGAGATAGAAAAAATCATAAAAGTCCTAACTGTGCTTATCCAGAAGGGGCAGTTGCCGGTGCTTTAGGAGTACAGCTAGGAGGAACTAATATATACTTTGGCCAAGCTGTTTATAAGCCTACTATAGGAGATAAAATAAGAGAAATTGAAATAGAAGATATAGTGAAAACAAATAAAATAATGTATGCAACTTCGTTAACTTCAATGGTTATATTTACTGCATTATTTATTCTTATATAA
- a CDS encoding cobalt-precorrin-7 (C(5))-methyltransferase: MINVIGLGPGNTDYITKLGEKLLNSSDVIIGGKRNLESITDFKGKKIELASNLKEIIEYINNNKDKQISVLASGDPFIYGIGRYLSKNIEPKDLNVVSGISSLQYIFSKVHIDMNDLYITSSHGKTPDFDYVLDHKKVCMVTDKIIGPKEICKEILKRDLDRTVIVGENLSYDNEKITIGSPEEILNIDEFDMCVVVILEDY, from the coding sequence ATGATAAATGTTATAGGCTTAGGTCCAGGAAACACAGATTACATAACGAAGCTAGGAGAAAAGCTACTAAATAGCTCTGATGTAATAATTGGAGGGAAAAGAAATTTAGAATCTATTACAGATTTCAAAGGAAAAAAAATAGAGCTAGCCTCAAACTTAAAAGAAATAATAGAGTACATAAATAATAATAAAGATAAACAGATATCTGTACTAGCATCAGGAGATCCATTTATTTATGGAATAGGGAGATATTTATCTAAAAATATAGAACCAAAAGATTTAAATGTAGTATCTGGAATAAGTTCATTACAGTATATTTTTTCAAAGGTACATATAGATATGAATGATTTATATATAACTAGTAGTCATGGAAAGACACCAGATTTTGATTATGTATTAGATCATAAAAAAGTATGTATGGTAACTGATAAAATAATAGGTCCAAAAGAGATCTGTAAAGAAATTTTAAAAAGAGATTTAGATAGAACAGTAATTGTTGGAGAAAATTTATCTTATGACAATGAAAAAATAACTATAGGAAGCCCAGAGGAAATATTGAATATAGATGAATTTGATATGTGTGTAGTAGTAATACTTGAAGATTATTAA
- a CDS encoding cobalt-precorrin-6A reductase, whose amino-acid sequence MILVLGGTSDSLEICSILNKKKDLSYKLSVTTSYGEDLAKKHAKDVVTGKLSKEDMITFIKQNNVNKIIDATHPYAVEVSKNAIECSNELNIEYLRYERNSLIDEINYNNKYIVSSIEEACEIAREKGKNIFIGTGSKNLPQIVDYIPDRNLIVRVLPTAEVITSCESLGLNADNIIAMKGPFSQGINEEFYKHYDVDVVVTKESGINGGFLEKVNACETLNIPVVIITRQKMDYPNVVNDIKELEHLL is encoded by the coding sequence ATGATTTTAGTTTTGGGAGGAACATCTGACAGCTTAGAGATATGCAGCATATTAAACAAAAAGAAAGACTTGTCATACAAACTTTCCGTAACAACTAGTTACGGAGAAGACCTTGCAAAAAAACATGCAAAAGATGTCGTAACAGGTAAATTATCTAAAGAAGATATGATAACTTTTATAAAACAAAATAATGTAAATAAAATAATAGATGCAACGCATCCGTATGCTGTTGAAGTTTCTAAAAATGCAATTGAATGTTCAAATGAATTAAATATAGAATACTTAAGATATGAGCGAAATTCATTGATTGATGAAATAAATTATAACAATAAGTATATAGTTAGCTCTATTGAAGAAGCTTGTGAGATTGCTAGAGAAAAAGGAAAAAATATATTTATAGGAACTGGAAGCAAAAATCTACCTCAGATAGTTGATTATATACCTGACAGAAATTTAATTGTAAGAGTACTACCAACAGCTGAAGTAATAACAAGTTGCGAAAGTTTAGGGTTAAATGCAGATAATATAATAGCTATGAAAGGCCCTTTTAGTCAAGGTATAAATGAAGAGTTTTATAAACACTATGATGTAGATGTAGTTGTTACGAAAGAAAGTGGTATAAATGGTGGATTTTTAGAAAAGGTAAATGCCTGCGAGACATTAAATATACCAGTGGTTATAATAACTAGACAGAAAATGGATTATCCTAACGTAGTTAATGATATTAAAGAATTAGAACATTTATTATAA
- the cobJ gene encoding precorrin-3B C(17)-methyltransferase, with protein MIYVIGIGPGSKELMTMQCIEAIKDSEVIVGYKTYINLITDLIEDKEVVQNGMRQEIDRCKEAVEIAKTGKKVAVISSGDAGIYGMAGLILELTSKEEKNIDVKVIPGVTASIGAAAILGAPIMHDFCHISLSDLLTPWDVIEKRLRLAAEADFVICLYNPRSKGRSEHLAKAFEIMGEFKAGSTPVGIVKDVGREKEEKFVCTFDTMDFERVDMTTMVVIGNKSTFIHDDLMITPRGYTV; from the coding sequence ATGATATACGTTATAGGTATAGGGCCAGGAAGTAAAGAATTAATGACTATGCAATGTATAGAAGCTATAAAAGATTCTGAGGTTATAGTAGGATACAAAACATATATAAACTTAATAACAGATTTAATAGAAGATAAAGAAGTAGTACAAAATGGAATGAGACAAGAAATTGATAGATGTAAAGAAGCTGTTGAAATAGCTAAAACTGGTAAAAAAGTAGCTGTCATAAGTAGTGGAGATGCAGGAATATATGGTATGGCAGGATTAATATTAGAATTAACTTCAAAAGAAGAAAAAAATATAGATGTAAAAGTAATACCAGGAGTTACAGCTAGTATAGGAGCAGCAGCAATATTAGGAGCACCTATAATGCATGATTTTTGTCATATAAGTTTAAGTGATTTATTAACTCCTTGGGATGTAATTGAAAAAAGATTAAGATTAGCAGCTGAAGCTGATTTTGTTATTTGTTTATATAATCCAAGAAGTAAAGGTAGAAGTGAACATTTAGCTAAAGCATTTGAAATAATGGGTGAGTTCAAAGCTGGAAGCACTCCTGTTGGAATAGTAAAAGATGTAGGAAGAGAAAAAGAAGAAAAGTTTGTATGTACGTTTGATACTATGGACTTTGAGAGAGTAGATATGACTACTATGGTTGTAATAGGTAATAAATCAACATTTATACATGATGACTTAATGATAACTCCTAGAGGTTATACTGTATGA
- a CDS encoding cobalt-precorrin-4 methyltransferase, producing the protein MLNKVHFVGAGPGDKELITLKGYKLLSNADVVIYAGSLVNPELLEYCKEGCEIHNSAHMDLQEIIDVMEKGVKAGKSVVRLQTGDFSIYGSIREQVEDLNKLEIDFDCTPGVSSFLGAASALGVEYTVPEISQSVIITRMEGRTPVPAKESIESYAAHQTSMAIFLSVQDIEKVVERLHEGGYPMDTPIAVVYKATWADEKIVRGTLEDIADKVRENGIKKTALILVGKFLGTDYNNSKLYDKDFKHEYRK; encoded by the coding sequence ATGTTAAATAAAGTACATTTTGTAGGAGCAGGACCAGGGGATAAGGAATTAATAACTCTTAAAGGATATAAGCTTTTAAGTAATGCTGATGTAGTTATATATGCAGGATCTTTAGTAAACCCAGAACTTTTAGAATATTGTAAAGAGGGATGTGAAATACACAATAGTGCACATATGGATTTACAAGAAATAATAGATGTAATGGAAAAAGGTGTTAAAGCTGGAAAATCAGTTGTAAGACTACAGACAGGTGATTTCTCTATATATGGATCAATAAGAGAGCAAGTTGAAGATTTAAATAAATTAGAAATTGACTTTGATTGTACTCCAGGAGTAAGTTCATTTTTAGGGGCAGCTTCTGCGTTAGGTGTTGAGTACACAGTTCCAGAAATATCTCAAAGTGTAATAATTACAAGAATGGAAGGAAGAACTCCAGTTCCAGCTAAAGAATCAATAGAATCTTATGCAGCTCATCAAACATCTATGGCAATATTTTTATCAGTACAGGATATAGAAAAAGTCGTAGAAAGGTTACATGAAGGGGGATATCCAATGGATACTCCAATAGCTGTTGTATATAAAGCTACATGGGCAGATGAAAAAATAGTTAGAGGTACTTTAGAAGATATAGCTGATAAAGTAAGAGAAAATGGAATAAAAAAGACTGCTTTAATATTAGTTGGTAAATTCTTAGGAACAGATTACAATAATTCGAAGTTGTATGATAAGGACTTCAAACATGAATACAGAAAATAA
- the cbiG gene encoding cobalt-precorrin 5A hydrolase, whose amino-acid sequence MNTENKNIAIVCITENGKNLALQINSLIKESHVYIVKNKKNNLKLDTKKENVFLIEEKLSELVQKLFIKYDYILFIMATGIVVRIIAPHVQSKFSDPAILVTDEKGMNIISLLSGHMGGANEMTNYISRLINANPVITTATDVNKKSSLDMIAKKLDAHIDNFRDNVKDVNAMIVNNQEVGIYIDGKYEVDTRGFKVLQSIEEIKNFDKVVVISHKNKVFDYIKYRLDKAYVQEKIIKVIPKDIVIGIGCRRNTESQLLQESLNDLLQQHNIDSKAIKNIGSIDIKYNEKAIIDLANYYDVEFKTFSAEEISKVDYLYDKSEFVKKNVGVYCVAEPVAHILSSGNLIIKKHKFRGITISVGRVTK is encoded by the coding sequence ATGAATACAGAAAATAAAAATATAGCAATAGTTTGTATAACAGAAAATGGAAAAAATCTAGCATTGCAAATAAACTCTTTAATAAAAGAAAGTCATGTTTACATAGTAAAAAATAAAAAAAATAACTTGAAATTAGATACTAAAAAAGAAAATGTATTTTTAATTGAAGAGAAGTTAAGTGAATTAGTTCAAAAGTTATTTATTAAATATGACTATATATTATTTATAATGGCAACGGGTATAGTTGTTAGGATTATAGCGCCACATGTACAAAGTAAGTTTAGTGATCCAGCCATACTAGTAACTGATGAAAAAGGTATGAATATCATAAGTTTACTAAGTGGTCATATGGGTGGAGCTAATGAAATGACTAATTACATAAGTAGACTAATAAATGCTAACCCGGTGATAACAACAGCAACGGATGTTAATAAAAAATCATCATTAGATATGATTGCAAAGAAGCTAGATGCTCATATAGATAATTTTAGAGACAATGTAAAAGATGTAAATGCAATGATTGTTAATAATCAAGAAGTTGGTATTTATATAGATGGAAAATACGAAGTAGATACTAGAGGGTTTAAAGTCTTACAAAGTATAGAAGAAATAAAAAACTTTGATAAGGTAGTTGTTATAAGCCATAAAAATAAAGTTTTTGATTATATAAAATATAGATTAGATAAAGCATATGTACAAGAAAAAATAATTAAAGTTATTCCAAAAGATATAGTTATAGGAATTGGATGTAGAAGAAATACAGAAAGCCAATTGTTACAAGAGTCACTAAACGATTTGTTACAACAACACAATATAGACTCTAAAGCTATAAAGAATATTGGAAGCATAGATATTAAATATAATGAAAAAGCGATTATAGATTTAGCAAATTATTATGATGTAGAATTTAAAACTTTTTCAGCAGAAGAAATATCAAAAGTAGATTATTTGTATGATAAATCAGAGTTTGTAAAAAAGAATGTTGGCGTATATTGTGTAGCAGAGCCTGTAGCACATATATTAAGCAGTGGAAATTTAATAATAAAAAAACATAAATTTAGAGGAATAACAATTTCGGTAGGGAGAGTGACTAAATGA